The stretch of DNA GCCGGGCTCGTACGCGTCCTGGACCGCCGCGTTGCCCAGCTGCGCGGAGCTGGCGTGCGCGAGGTCGTTGGGGTTGAAGCCCGGGGAGGTGGCCATCGCCAGGATCTGACCGGTCTTCACGTCCTGGACGATCACGTAGCCCTTCTCCGCCCCGGCGTTGGCCACCTGGTCGGTGATGGCCCGCTGCGCGGCCCACTGGATGTCCTGGTCGATGGTCAGCCGCAGGTCGGTGCCGGGCACCGGCGGCTGGCTCCCGCTCCCGGTCGCCACCGCCCGGCCCCCCACCGAGGCCCCGGCCGCCCGGCCGGCCCGCCCGGCCAGCTCCTTCTCGTACTGCAGCTCGAGACCGCCCGTGCCGACCCCGTCGGCGTTGGTGAATCCCACCAGGTTGGCCGCCAGCCCGTTCGCCGGGTAGGTCCGCCGCTTGCTGTCGGTCGGGATGACGCCGACCAGCGGGTTCACGCAGGAGGCGTCCAGGTACTGCCGCCCGCCCTGCTCGGCCGGCTTGCCCAGCAGCAGCTTCTCGGCGGAGCAGGCCTTGCTCGACGCCTGCTTGCCCAGCTCCGCCTTCAGGTCGGTGATCTGCTTCTTGGTCTCCGGACTCTGCCGGGGCGCGAGCATCGTCCACTTGGTCTTCGGCGTGTGCAGGGCCGCCGCCAGCTGCTCCTTGGTCCGCCCCAGGATGGGCGCGAGCAGCGCGGCCGCCTGCTCCGGGCCGTCCGGCACGTGCAGCTTGTCCGGCGTGTAGAAGGTCGGGTCCCCGGTGATGTCGTACGCGTCCACCGTCTCCGCCAGCACCACCCCGTCCGCGGACGTTATCGCCCCCCGCGGGGCCGGCAGCGGCATGTCCACGTACTGGTTCGCCACCGCCCCGGCCGCCAGCTGGTCCGAATCCAGCAGCTGCAGCTGCACCAGCCGCCCGCCGAACACCACCAGCACGAGCGCGAGCGTGAACGTCAGGAACCGCAGCCGCCGCCGCGGATCCGCCAGCCGGATCACCCGCGCCACCGGAGCCGGCCGCCTGGCGGCGGGCCGCCGCGGGGCGCTGCCACGCCGGGGGTCGGCGGTGCGGCGGGGGTCGGGGCTGCGACGGGGGTCCGTGGTGCGGCGCGGGTCGGCTCCCCGCCGGGGGTCGCTCGCGCGGCGCGGGTCCACTGCGCGGCGGCCGTCGGCGGAGCCCCGGGCGCCCTCGCCCTGCCGGGGCGCGTCCGCGCGGCGCGGATCGGCCGCGCGGCGGCCGTCGGCGCCGGGTCGGGGCTCGCCCGTGCGCGGGCGCGGCGGGCGGGGGCCCTCGCCGGGGCGGGGGCGGCGCGGGCCGTTGCCGCCGGGCTGACGTGGCGTACTCATCGCGCCGTACCTCCGCTCGGGCCCGGCCGGCGGCTGTCCGAAGCCGTCCTCATCACACCGACACCGACGCCAACGCCCACGCCCAGAGCCGGCCGGGGGCTGTCCGAAGTCGTCCTCATCGCGCCGTACCCCCTGTGGTCGCCGGCGGGGCCGTGTTGATCTGGACGCCGGTGCCGTCCGAGGCCGTCGGGCTCGGGGCGGTGCTCGGCGCTGCAGAAGGTGCCGCCGGGGCCGACGGCGCGGCGGTGGGCTTGCCCCAGAGTTCGTTGCCGGAGCGGGGGACGGCGGGGTCGTCCTTGGCCTGGCCGGGCTTGCCGAGGACCTTGCCGTCCTCACCGAGGAAGGCGGGGTCGCCGCCGGGGACCATGCCGAGTTCGCGGGCGCGGCGCTCCAGGGCGTCGGGGGCCGAGCCCTGGTCGATCTGCTTCTGGAGGGTCTGCTGCTGGTCCGTCAGCTCGGTGGTCTGCTTCTGCAGCCGGGAGAGCTCGAAGGTGCCCTCGTTGAGGGCGGTGTTGAGGGCCAGCAGGCCCAACAGACCGCCGGAGAGCAGGGCGACCACGAGCACCACGAACGGCACCCGCCCCCGCGCCGGCCGCACCCCGATCCGTACGTTGAGCCGGGCCCGGCCCCCCTGCCCGGGCAGCGCTCCGCGCTCCCGGGTCCTCCCGCCGACCACCGGCACCGCTCTTCTCCCTCGCCGTTCCGCCCCCGCCGCCAAGATCAGCCCTGATCAGCCTCGATCAGGCCTGATCAGCCCCGGGAGGTGCTCCGGTCCCTGATCCTCTCCGCCACGCGCAGCCGCACGGACGCGGCGCGCCGGTTCTCCTCGATCTCCTCCTCGGTGGGCAGCTCCGCGCCCCGGGTGAGCAGCTTGAGCCAGGGCTGGTGCTCCTCCGGCACGATCGGCAGCCCGGGCGGGGCGGTGCTGGTGGCCGCCGCGGCGAAGTGCTGCTTCACCAGGCGGTCCTCCAGGGACTGGAAGGACATCACGGCGATCCGGCCGCCGACGGCCAGCACGTCCAGGGCGGCCGGGATGGCCCGGTCCAGCACCTCCAGCTCGCCGTTGACCTCGATCCGCAGCGCCTGGAAGGTCCGCTTGGCCGGGTTGCCGCCGGTCCGCCGGGTGGCGGCCGGGATGGCGTTACGGACCAACTCGACCAGACGCGCGCTGTTGGTGAACGGTTCCTTCTCGCGCTCGCGCAGGATCACCGAGGCGATCTTCCCGGCGAACCGCTCCTCGCCGTAGAACTTGAGGATCCGGGCCAGCTCGCCGTGGCTGTAGGTGTTGAGCACGTCGGCGGCGGTCTGGCCCCGGGTCTGGTCCATCCGCATGTCCAGCGGCGCGTCCTGCGCGTAGGCGAAGCCGCGCTCGGCCTCGTCCAGCTGCATGGAGGAGACGCCGAGGTCGAAGAGGATGCCCTGCACCTTGTCGATGCCAAGACCGGCCAGCACCTGCGGCAGCTCGTCGTAGACGGCGTGCACCAGGGTGGCGCGGTCGCCGAACCGGGCCAGCCGCTGACCGGCCAGGCGCAGCGCCGAGGGGTCGCGGTCGGTGGCGATCAGCCGGACCTCGGGGAACTGGGTGAGCAGCGCCTCGCTGTGGCCGCCGAGGCCCAGCGTGCAGTCGACCACCACCGCGCCGGGCGCGGAGATCGCGGGGGCCAGCGCGTCCACGCAGCGCTGGAGCATCACCGAGACGTGCTTGCCGGCCGGGTCTTCGCCGGTCACGGCCGGGTCTTCGGTGCTCATGCGCGGTGGGGCCCTTCGTCGGTCCGGTGGCGTCCCCGTCAGTGGGTGACCCGGGGATTCGATCGCACCATTCTCGCGCACCGTGGGCCACTCCCCCGCACACCGGCGCCACCGGCCGCACGCCGCCCGTGGTCCCCGCCCGCTCGCCTGG from Kitasatospora sp. MMS16-BH015 encodes:
- a CDS encoding penicillin-binding protein 2, with translation MSTPRQPGGNGPRRPRPGEGPRPPRPRTGEPRPGADGRRAADPRRADAPRQGEGARGSADGRRAVDPRRASDPRRGADPRRTTDPRRSPDPRRTADPRRGSAPRRPAARRPAPVARVIRLADPRRRLRFLTFTLALVLVVFGGRLVQLQLLDSDQLAAGAVANQYVDMPLPAPRGAITSADGVVLAETVDAYDITGDPTFYTPDKLHVPDGPEQAAALLAPILGRTKEQLAAALHTPKTKWTMLAPRQSPETKKQITDLKAELGKQASSKACSAEKLLLGKPAEQGGRQYLDASCVNPLVGVIPTDSKRRTYPANGLAANLVGFTNADGVGTGGLELQYEKELAGRAGRAAGASVGGRAVATGSGSQPPVPGTDLRLTIDQDIQWAAQRAITDQVANAGAEKGYVIVQDVKTGQILAMATSPGFNPNDLAHASSAQLGNAAVQDAYEPGSTAKLMTMAAVLDTGTADWNAHVTVPNTLQRSDRVFHDDVDHETWYLTLAGVLAKSSNIGTIEAAEHLGKTQAESNQVLGDYLHRFGIGQSTGIGFPGETKGILAKPEDWKGSQQYTIPFGQGLSVNALQATSVFSTIANGGVRVAPSLLAGTTGPDGRYVPSPPGAETRVVKPETAKTLSEMLESVVTDEQGTGNKAQIPGYRVAGKTGTANRVDPKTGKYSGYTASFIGFAPADAPRVTVSCVIQDPVNGHFGGQLCGPVFKQVMEFTLKSLQVAPSGSEAPNLPVDWKP
- a CDS encoding septum formation initiator family protein, with protein sequence MPVVGGRTRERGALPGQGGRARLNVRIGVRPARGRVPFVVLVVALLSGGLLGLLALNTALNEGTFELSRLQKQTTELTDQQQTLQKQIDQGSAPDALERRARELGMVPGGDPAFLGEDGKVLGKPGQAKDDPAVPRSGNELWGKPTAAPSAPAAPSAAPSTAPSPTASDGTGVQINTAPPATTGGTAR
- the rsmH gene encoding 16S rRNA (cytosine(1402)-N(4))-methyltransferase RsmH; translation: MSTEDPAVTGEDPAGKHVSVMLQRCVDALAPAISAPGAVVVDCTLGLGGHSEALLTQFPEVRLIATDRDPSALRLAGQRLARFGDRATLVHAVYDELPQVLAGLGIDKVQGILFDLGVSSMQLDEAERGFAYAQDAPLDMRMDQTRGQTAADVLNTYSHGELARILKFYGEERFAGKIASVILREREKEPFTNSARLVELVRNAIPAATRRTGGNPAKRTFQALRIEVNGELEVLDRAIPAALDVLAVGGRIAVMSFQSLEDRLVKQHFAAAATSTAPPGLPIVPEEHQPWLKLLTRGAELPTEEEIEENRRAASVRLRVAERIRDRSTSRG